The following are encoded in a window of Phaseolus vulgaris cultivar G19833 chromosome 3, P. vulgaris v2.0, whole genome shotgun sequence genomic DNA:
- the LOC137806690 gene encoding polyadenylate-binding protein RBP45-like: MMQPGPGMAQQPNQQYPQQQQQQQQPYMMMPPQPQPPQMWAPSAQPPPQSVAPPQPTSADEVRTLWIGDLQYWMDENYLYTCFAHTGEVASVKVIRNKQTSQSEGYGFIEFTSRAGAERILQTYNGTIMPNGGQNFRLNWASFSAGDRRHDDSPDHTIFVGDLAADVTDYLLQETFRARYPSVKGAKVVIDRLTGRTKGYGFVRFGDESEQVRAMTEMQGVLCSTRPMRIGPASNKNPSTQSQPKASYQNPQGAQNEHDPNNTTIFVGNLDPNVTDDHLRQVFGQYGELVHVKIPAGKRCGFVQFADRSCAEEALRVLNGTLLGGQNVRLSWGRSPSNKQAQPDANQWNGSGGYYGYAAQGYENYGYAPAGQDPNMYGSYPGYANYQPPQQQQQIGYS, from the exons atgatgcaGCCAGGACCCGGCATGGCCCAACAACCCAACCAACAATACCCACAACAGCAGCAACAGCAACAGCAACCCTACATGATGATGCCCCCTCAGCCGCAGCCCCCTCAGATGTGGGCTCCATCGGCCCAGCCTCCACCGCAATCGGTGGCTCCTCCGCAGCCCACCAGCGCCGATGAGGTCCGTACCCTCTGGATCGGTGATTTGCAGTACTGGATGGACGAGAATTACCTCTATACGTGTTTCGCGCACACAGGCGAG GTGGCTTCCGTTAAAGTCATTCGGAACAAACAAACTAGTCAATCGGAGGGATATGGGTTTATTGAGTTTACCAGTCGTGCTGGTGCTGAGAGAATCCTTCAAACATACAACGGAACCATTATGCCAAACGGTGGTCAGAACTTCAGATTGAACTGGGCTTCTTTTAGTGCGGGTGATAGGCGTCATGACGACAGCCCAGATCACACCATATTTGTTGGAGACCTGGCTGCAGATGTTACAGATTATCTTCTGCAAGAGACATTTCGGGCACGGTATCCCTCGGTTAAGGGTGCCAAAGTTGTAATTGATAGGCTCACTGGTCGGACAAAGGGTTATGGTTTTGTTAGGTTTGGAGATGAGAGTGAACAGGTTAGGGCTATGACTGAAATGCAAGGGGTTCTTTGTTCAACAAGGCCCATGCGAATTGGACCTGCCTCTAATAAAAACCCTAGCACTCAGTCCCAGCCAAAAG CATCATATCAGAATCCTCAAGGGGCACAGAACGAGCATGATCCAAATAATACAACG ATTTTTGTCGGCAATTTGGATCCTAATGTCACCGATGACCATTTGAGACAAGTTTTTGGGCAGTATGGAGAGTTAGTTCACGTGAAGATTCCAGCTGGCAAGAGATGTGGATTTGTCCAATTTGCGGACAG GAGCTGTGCAGAAGAGGCTCTGCGGGTTTTAAACGGCACACTTTTGGGTGGACAAAATGTTCGGCTTTCATGGGGCCGAAGTCCTTCAAACAAACAG GCCCAACCAGATGCAAATCAGTGGAATGGCAGCGGTGGTTACTATGGATATGCTGCTCAGGGTTATGAAAATTATGGTTATGCTCCTGCTGGACAAGACCCCAATATGTATGGCAGTTATCCGGGCTATGCAAATTACCAACCTCCTCAGCAACAACAGCAAATAGGATATAGCTAA
- the LOC137806691 gene encoding uncharacterized protein, whose protein sequence is MNQQNQGLGTPLNVPVKRKRGRPRKDANVVQGENVPVIPGSDNVLNFSQTAGTSNDCNDEMVGKSVTGVIEGTFNAGYLLNVKVADTDAFLRGLVFVPSQVSPVTVENDLAPHIKMIKRKELPIPVLNPHAEIHGSSSVPSSVQCNKQPFEPEFRVPVSEEQVPPTAIHSSLSEVPENQSASTLIPTSSGGIPQGTSEHGHVNQSTSIVSERDHGKTIQQCETLHELDASTQVKESNADGGETKDSEAASEPVNLVPSIDNTNKEIRTGQQVVPGVHQLNEVIHGEPNISNIEFNLIPRCTEPEVLPSEQTSKTVNYFEQKRELPKTDVLEDTKTKPGIETFSNVDISNSDGRPSTNDVNIPVVADQPESMPSEGRDLWGRSDPQNFSPFGDINNTVDFNQPTESLPNPIEYEKQNGSGT, encoded by the coding sequence ATGAACCAACAGAATCAAGGATTAGGCACTCCTTTAAATGTTCCAGTGAAACGAAAACGTGGCCGACCAAGAAAAGATGCAAATGTAGTTCAAGGGGAGAATGTACCTGTAATTCCTGGTTCTGATAATGTGTTGAACTTCAGCCAAACAGCTGGTACAAGTAATGATTGTAATGATGAAATGGTGGGGAAATCAGTCACTGGAGTCATTGAAGGCACTTTTAATGCTGGATATCTTCTTAATGTTAAGGTTGCAGATACTGATGCTTTTTTAAGAGGCCTAGTGTTTGTACCAAGCCAAGTTTCTCCAGTTACGGTAGAAAATGATTTGGCTCCACATATCAAAATGATCAAAAGGAAAGAGCTTCCTATTCCAGTTCTTAACCCACATGCAGAGATACATGGTTCTTCTTCTGTTCCCTCTTCAGTACAATGCAACAAACAACCTTTTGAGCCAGAATTTCGGGTACCTGTGTCTGAAGAGCAAGTGCCACCAACTGCGATCCATTCTAGCCTCTCAGAAGTACCTGAGAATCAATCTGCCTCTACTTTGATACCCACTTCCAGTGGAGGAATTCCACAGGGAACATCTGAGCATGGACATGTGAATCAGTCTACCTCTATCGTGTCAGAGCGTGATCATGGCAAAACGATTCAACAATGTGAAACACTTCATGAACTTGATGCCTCCACGCAGGTAAAAGAATCTAATGCTGATGGTGGAGAAACAAAAGACTCAGAAGCAGCATCTGAACCCGTCAACCTAGTTCCATCAATTGACAACACCAATAAGGAGATCAGAACTGGACAACAGGTTGTTCCTGGTGTACATCAGCTGAACGAGGTGATTCATGGTGAACCAAATATATCAAATATTGAATTCAACCTGATCCCTCGATGTACTGAACCTGAAGTCTTGCCATCCGAACAAACTAGTAAAACTGTTAACTACTTCGAGCAGAAGCGGGAGTTGCCAAAAACTGATGTGCTAGAGGATACAAAGACAAAGCCTGGAATTGAAACTTTTAGCAATGTTGACATCTCAAATTCAGATGGAAGACCGAGTACTAATGATGTTAATATTCCTGTTGTGGCCGATCAACCTGAATCCATGCCATCTGAAGGACGTGATTTGTGGGGAAGGAGTGATCCCCAGAACTTTAGCCCATTCGGAGACATTAATAATACAGTGGATTTCAATCAACCTACTGAATCTTTACCTAATCCAATCGAATATGAGAAACAGAATGGATCAGGCACTTGA
- the LOC137806692 gene encoding uncharacterized protein, translated as MGNCVQPASSMEWDGEDWSDLTSKKSSSSKVFDKAHADGKVKIKISKRELAELLEKKHQVNQKHVGRASAEQVLLRLIKARNDDGNHRLWMPTLESIPEVS; from the coding sequence ATGGGAAACTGTGTTCAGCCGGCATCATCAATGGAGTGGGACGGCGAGGACTGGAGCGATTTGACGTCCAAGAAGAGCAGCTCAAGCAAGGTATTTGACAAAGCTCATGCTGATGGGAAAGTGAAGATAAAGATATCAAAGAGGGAGTTGGCAGAATTGTTGGAGAAGAAACATCAGGTTAATCAGAAGCACGTTGGGAGAGCTTCTGCAGAACAAGTTCTGCTTCGGTTAATAAAAGCCAGAAATGATGATGGTAATCATAGATTATGGATGCCCACGCTAGAGAGTATTCCTGAGGTGAGTTGA
- the LOC137839128 gene encoding uncharacterized protein has translation MEEWIDDSWIWNLNWRRNRWTKEEIHERELIHRLEGKIPINDNIDRWIWKEDEDGQFTDKSAYLLLSNHNEGDINGVFKPLWKLKIAPNAQHLRWRVFLDRFPTKVNLINKDIQLSNARCILCNEKDEIAKHLFLNCK, from the coding sequence ATGGAGGAATGGATAGATGATAGCTGGATTTGGAATCTTAATTGGAGAAGGAATAGATGGACCAAGGAGGAAATACATGAGCGAGAACTTATCCATCGGTTGGAAGGAAAAATTCCTATAAATGACAATATTGATAGGTGGATATGGAAGGAAGATGAGGATGGTCAATTTACAGACAAATCGGCTTATCTTTTACTCTCAAATCACAATGAAGGGGACATAAATGGAGTGTTTAAGCCATTATGGAAGCTTAAAATTGCCCCAAATGCACAACATCTACGTTGGAGAGTGTTTTTGGATAGATTCCCTACAAAAGTGAACCTTATCAACAAGGATATCCAACTTAGTAATGCTAGGTGTATCTTATGTAATGAGAAGGATGAGATTGCTAAACATTTATTCTTAAACTGTAAATAG